A genomic stretch from Candidatus Ozemobacteraceae bacterium includes:
- a CDS encoding Uma2 family endonuclease encodes MEAGMSDPKEIPTKTYTYADYCTWTDDKRFELIDGIPYDMTPAPGTLHQTLVGKLYRFLDEFFEGKRCKAFVAPVDVRLPKGDESDDEVNTVVQPDVIVVCDETKIDAKGCRKAPDLVIEVLSFSTASRDQIKKRALYERHGVKEYWIVHPDDRLVYMYRRLPDGRFGPADIVAAETESGTPVTLSTPLFPDLAIDLGRVFPPLPPRVIREGPPRYL; translated from the coding sequence GTGGAGGCTGGTATGAGCGATCCAAAAGAAATCCCGACGAAAACATATACATATGCAGACTACTGCACGTGGACTGACGATAAACGATTCGAATTGATTGACGGTATTCCCTACGACATGACGCCGGCGCCGGGAACCCTCCATCAGACCTTGGTTGGTAAACTGTATCGTTTCCTGGATGAATTTTTCGAAGGAAAACGGTGTAAAGCATTCGTTGCTCCGGTCGACGTGCGTCTGCCCAAGGGAGACGAATCCGACGACGAGGTAAATACCGTCGTTCAGCCCGATGTGATCGTCGTCTGCGACGAAACGAAAATAGACGCCAAAGGATGCAGGAAAGCCCCCGACCTCGTCATCGAAGTGCTCTCCTTCTCGACCGCCTCGCGCGACCAAATTAAAAAGCGTGCATTATACGAACGTCACGGTGTCAAAGAATACTGGATCGTGCATCCCGACGATCGTCTGGTCTACATGTATCGGCGGTTACCCGACGGCCGTTTCGGTCCTGCCGACATCGTCGCGGCCGAAACCGAAAGCGGCACCCCGGTGACCCTCTCGACGCCGCTGTTTCCTGACCTCGCTATCGACCTGGGCCGTGTATTTCCGCCGCTCCCGCCCCGCGTCATTCGTGAAGGCCCGCCTCGCTATCTTTGA